Proteins from a genomic interval of Capsicum annuum cultivar UCD-10X-F1 unplaced genomic scaffold, UCD10Xv1.1 ctg1491, whole genome shotgun sequence:
- the LOC124890297 gene encoding uncharacterized mitochondrial protein AtMg00810-like: MACHLHGHETAFYVGKFGVFYLSAWLLSPIVFRTPLPHRLVGIPASTPIEFNHKLAFLEFYKHLNHNSELDKELSDSTKYQRLVGRLLYLTMTRPDIVFVVQVLSQFMHSPNQSPMEAALRVARYIKGTAGLRLFMPSSRCSNLVAFCDSDWGSYVETRKSVTGYIVKFGDAVIS, from the coding sequence ATGGCGTGCCACCTACATGGTCATGAAACCGCCTTTTATGTTGGAAAGTTTGGGGTCTTCTACCTGTCCGCCTGGCTACTCTCTCCGATAGTCTTCCGTACCCCTCTGCCTCACCGTCTAGTTGGTATCCCAGCATCTACTCCTATTGAATTCAATCATAAACTTGCTTTCTTAGAGTTTTATAAACATCTTAATCACAACTCTGAGTTGGATAAAGAACTAAGTGATAGCACCAAGTATCAAAGATTGGTTGGAAGATTATTATACCTAACTATGACAAGACCTGATATTGTGTTTGTGGTGCAAGTACTAAGTCAATTTATGCACTCACCTAATCAATCACCTATGGAAGCTGCACTTAGAGTAGCGAGATACATAAAAGGTACAGCAGGACTTAGGTTGTTTATGCCTAGCAGCAGGTGTTCCAATCTAGTAGCATTTTGTGACTCTGACTGGGGCTCATATGTGGAGACCAGAAAATCAGTCACTGGTTATATTGTTAAGTTTGGAGATGCAGTGATCTCTTAG